In Pseudomonadota bacterium, one genomic interval encodes:
- a CDS encoding helix-turn-helix domain-containing protein: protein MNSQKQVCMSPQQVSDAYGLPKGTLANMRWARKGPRFYKQNRKILYKVADLEAWLYQNPVMTIDAHLDR, encoded by the coding sequence ATGAATTCTCAAAAACAAGTATGTATGTCACCACAACAGGTTAGTGACGCTTACGGTCTCCCAAAGGGCACCCTTGCCAACATGAGATGGGCCAGAAAAGGGCCGAGATTCTACAAGCAAAACCGCAAGATTCTTTACAAGGTTGCAGACTTGGAAGCATGGCTCTACCAGAACCCCGTTATGACTATTGATGCGCACCTTGACAGGTAA